The Candidatus Liberimonas magnetica genome window below encodes:
- a CDS encoding HEAT repeat domain-containing protein, whose protein sequence is MIIKIPKFMFRKGATIKINPKPIPEENIPEPDPEMKMKSTPSLKESLSDQDPFIRSVSAEVLGRLKEKTAVEDLIKALKDHSKYVREKAAIALGHIGDKVAVQPLIEALNDESEEVRVTVAGVLGHLKDRLAVPALILSLTDTSPLARMKSAVSLGIIGDPKAIKPLYNSLQDQNDLVAKYACEALGNIGRAAIPALLLALKNERVRAHAAQALIKIK, encoded by the coding sequence ATGATAATTAAGATCCCAAAATTCATGTTCAGAAAAGGCGCAACCATAAAAATCAACCCAAAACCGATCCCTGAAGAAAACATCCCCGAACCTGATCCCGAGATGAAAATGAAATCTACTCCATCTCTTAAAGAATCCTTGTCCGACCAGGACCCTTTTATACGTTCGGTTTCCGCTGAAGTACTCGGACGGCTGAAAGAAAAAACTGCTGTTGAAGACCTTATAAAAGCCCTGAAAGACCATTCAAAGTACGTAAGAGAAAAAGCAGCCATAGCCCTCGGCCATATCGGGGACAAAGTTGCCGTACAGCCATTGATAGAGGCTTTGAACGATGAATCAGAAGAAGTAAGGGTAACTGTGGCAGGTGTTCTCGGACATTTGAAAGACCGCCTGGCTGTCCCAGCTTTGATCCTGTCGCTTACTGACACAAGCCCGCTTGCAAGGATGAAGTCTGCAGTTTCTCTTGGGATAATCGGAGATCCAAAAGCCATAAAACCCCTGTATAATTCACTCCAGGACCAGAATGACCTTGTAGCCAAGTATGCTTGCGAGGCTCTCGGTAACATCGGCAGGGCCGCTATACCTGCCCTTTTGCTGGCACTTAAGAATGAAAGAGTGAGGGCCCATGCAGCCCAGGCACTTATTAAAATAAAATGA
- a CDS encoding PilZ domain-containing protein codes for MATMQWRRRHERISCFIPILLRFLGNNPQDGWGIILDISLGGLKIETRTPVRDGQVVFVSFSIADDFNFINTKCMIRRMVQNGVYYTCGIRFISSIDKQHLLNALQLHLLSSDIESEE; via the coding sequence ATGGCAACCATGCAGTGGCGGCGCAGGCATGAAAGGATATCCTGTTTTATACCGATCCTGCTCCGCTTTTTAGGAAATAATCCTCAAGACGGATGGGGAATAATATTGGACATAAGCCTGGGGGGGTTAAAGATAGAAACAAGGACCCCTGTCAGAGACGGACAGGTCGTTTTTGTAAGTTTCTCCATCGCAGATGATTTTAACTTTATAAATACAAAATGCATGATAAGAAGAATGGTTCAAAACGGAGTCTATTATACATGCGGTATAAGGTTCATAAGCAGTATAGACAAACAACATTTACTTAACGCACTGCAGCTTCATCTTCTTTCATCAGACATAGAATCTGAAGAGTAA
- a CDS encoding cyclic nucleotide-binding domain-containing protein, with product MYNSGDFLLLRQVEVLKGLSDDDLKKMLELTFIKDYPTGTVLFNEGMIGDVMYLIINGIVQLSRRNENNEVIVLADLKDGGFFGEMSLIENEKRTAAAKISVPTKMLVITRRSFQQMLETNPAVSSKLLMVFLKVMSHRLRMTMKH from the coding sequence ATGTATAATTCTGGTGATTTTTTACTTTTAAGGCAGGTTGAGGTTTTAAAAGGTCTTTCCGATGATGACCTTAAAAAAATGTTGGAACTAACATTTATAAAAGATTATCCTACCGGCACGGTATTATTTAACGAAGGGATGATCGGGGATGTGATGTATCTTATTATAAATGGAATTGTACAGCTGTCAAGAAGGAACGAAAATAATGAGGTTATTGTTCTTGCGGACCTAAAAGACGGAGGTTTTTTCGGAGAGATGTCATTGATAGAAAATGAAAAACGTACGGCTGCTGCTAAAATATCTGTACCGACGAAAATGTTGGTAATTACAAGAAGATCGTTTCAGCAGATGCTGGAAACAAACCCGGCGGTTTCGTCTAAACTGCTGATGGTGTTTTTGAAAGTTATGTCTCATCGCTTAAGAATGACAATGAAACATTAA
- the leuS gene encoding leucine--tRNA ligase encodes MSNYNFQDIEKKWQKIWENSKSFEITAGNGSLPKYYLLVMFPYPSGNLHMGHVRNYVLGDVFARFYRMKHYQVLQPIGWDSFGLPAENAAIKNKVHPKKWTKQNISQMRVQLKQLGISYDWSREIATCDPEYYKWNQWFFIKLWEKGLAFRKESQVNWCPSCKTVLANEQVNQGLCWRCDSNTETKKLEQWFLKITDYAEELLSGHELLEKGWPSQVLTMQKNWIGKSAGAEADFILVSDDREKRTNIRIFTTRPDTLFGATFMVLSPEHQIIQDFSSKIKNIKEITEYIEKSQKKTIIERTNIEKEKTGVKITGITAVNPVNKRPIPVFIADYVLSSYGTGAIMAVPAHDQRDWEFAKKYNIPIIEVIHTEDNAIFEKAYEGEGVMINSGEFNGLPSQEGANKIIAWLENSKIGKKAVNYKLKDWLVSRQRYWGTPIPMIHCKECGIVPVEGKDLPVILPENVIITGAGRSPLAEVESFVKVKCPRCGKDARRETDTMDTFVDSSWYFARYCDPKNEKQPFDPKIAGQWLPVDQYIGGIEHACMHLIYSRFWHKLMRDLKLVSSDEPFNKLLTQGMVTLGGSVMSKSKGNVVSPDEIVVKYGADTIRLFILFAAPPEKQLDWSPEGVEGCWRFINRVWNLCSQEHTGYGTAQAVPKDLADKKLMNKVHRVIKKVSDDIEKEQQLNTAISAVMELVNEIYSYRSKASQETVDLATRTVLKLLTPFTPHVCEELWEKIGEKENIASSTWPEYNEKYLATDTVEIPVQLNGKLRGTVSVPRDIQEQELKKTICSDNKFKLYIDGKNIVKFIYVQNKIANMIIK; translated from the coding sequence ATGAGCAACTACAACTTTCAGGACATAGAAAAAAAATGGCAAAAAATATGGGAAAATAGTAAAAGTTTTGAAATTACTGCCGGAAACGGCAGCCTGCCTAAATATTATCTTCTTGTCATGTTCCCTTACCCGTCAGGCAACCTTCATATGGGCCATGTAAGAAATTATGTTCTCGGAGACGTCTTCGCCCGTTTCTACAGGATGAAACACTACCAGGTGCTCCAGCCAATCGGCTGGGACTCATTCGGGCTACCTGCAGAAAACGCCGCTATAAAGAACAAGGTCCACCCAAAGAAATGGACAAAACAAAATATAAGCCAGATGAGGGTGCAGTTAAAACAACTGGGAATTTCTTATGACTGGTCAAGAGAGATAGCTACCTGCGACCCGGAATATTATAAATGGAACCAATGGTTTTTCATAAAGCTGTGGGAAAAAGGTCTCGCCTTCAGAAAAGAGTCTCAGGTGAACTGGTGCCCTTCCTGCAAAACCGTCCTTGCAAACGAGCAGGTAAACCAGGGGCTTTGCTGGCGCTGTGATTCAAACACGGAGACTAAAAAGCTTGAGCAGTGGTTTTTAAAGATCACAGACTATGCCGAAGAACTTTTATCCGGCCATGAATTGCTAGAAAAAGGCTGGCCTTCACAAGTTTTGACAATGCAAAAAAATTGGATCGGAAAATCCGCCGGAGCTGAGGCTGACTTTATCCTTGTATCGGACGACCGTGAAAAACGAACGAATATCAGAATATTTACGACACGGCCTGATACGTTATTCGGGGCAACTTTCATGGTTTTGTCTCCCGAACATCAAATTATCCAGGATTTCAGTTCAAAAATAAAAAATATAAAAGAAATTACAGAGTATATTGAAAAAAGCCAGAAAAAAACGATTATCGAGAGGACTAATATTGAAAAAGAAAAAACAGGCGTAAAAATAACCGGCATAACCGCAGTTAATCCTGTAAACAAACGGCCTATACCTGTTTTTATAGCTGATTATGTGCTAAGCAGCTACGGGACAGGCGCTATCATGGCCGTCCCGGCTCACGACCAGAGAGACTGGGAATTTGCAAAAAAATATAATATCCCCATAATAGAGGTTATTCACACAGAGGATAACGCTATTTTTGAAAAAGCCTACGAAGGTGAAGGAGTGATGATAAACTCAGGCGAGTTTAACGGGCTTCCTTCACAAGAAGGGGCAAATAAAATAATCGCCTGGCTTGAAAACAGCAAGATAGGCAAAAAGGCTGTCAATTATAAATTAAAGGACTGGCTTGTGTCCAGGCAGAGATACTGGGGTACGCCTATACCCATGATACACTGCAAAGAATGCGGCATAGTCCCTGTGGAAGGAAAAGACCTGCCTGTGATACTTCCTGAAAACGTGATTATCACAGGGGCAGGGCGATCGCCTCTGGCTGAAGTAGAAAGTTTTGTAAAAGTAAAATGCCCGAGATGCGGAAAGGATGCCAGGCGCGAGACCGACACAATGGATACCTTTGTCGATTCATCCTGGTACTTTGCCCGCTACTGCGACCCTAAAAACGAAAAACAGCCCTTTGACCCAAAAATTGCGGGCCAGTGGCTTCCTGTCGACCAATATATTGGAGGGATAGAACATGCCTGTATGCACTTAATATATTCGCGTTTCTGGCATAAGCTAATGAGGGACCTAAAACTCGTATCATCCGATGAGCCCTTTAATAAGCTCCTGACCCAGGGGATGGTTACCTTAGGCGGGAGTGTAATGTCAAAATCCAAAGGCAATGTAGTTTCTCCGGATGAAATAGTGGTTAAATACGGTGCGGATACTATCAGGTTGTTCATACTTTTTGCTGCTCCGCCGGAAAAACAACTCGATTGGTCCCCTGAGGGAGTCGAAGGCTGCTGGAGGTTTATAAACAGGGTATGGAATTTATGTAGCCAAGAACACACAGGATACGGTACTGCCCAGGCCGTTCCAAAGGACCTGGCAGATAAGAAACTGATGAACAAGGTTCACAGGGTCATAAAAAAAGTCAGCGATGATATTGAAAAAGAACAACAACTTAATACGGCTATATCCGCGGTCATGGAATTAGTTAACGAGATATACTCTTATCGCAGTAAAGCAAGCCAGGAGACCGTAGACCTGGCCACCAGGACCGTGCTTAAGCTTCTTACGCCTTTTACTCCCCATGTCTGCGAAGAATTATGGGAGAAAATCGGGGAAAAGGAAAATATAGCAAGCTCAACCTGGCCGGAATATAATGAAAAATACCTGGCCACCGACACCGTAGAGATCCCGGTGCAGTTGAACGGCAAGCTAAGAGGCACTGTGTCTGTTCCAAGGGATATTCAGGAACAGGAGTTAAAAAAAACAATTTGCTCTGACAATAAATTTAAACTGTATATTGATGGTAAAAATATTGTAAAATTCATATATGTCCAAAATAAGATAGCAAATATGATCATTAAATGA
- a CDS encoding HEAT repeat domain-containing protein: MSLGDFFNDLFGIRRTDLKESDLTPDTDMITALAIGLKNPDPLIRAITVDSIGHLREKSLMPELLKALKDPLHLIRQKAAQALGLIGNRKAVPALIQALEDPSEEVKVTVAGVLGHLHDKIAVPALILALSDKSSHTRMKSAIALGVIGDTKAIPALAKTLKDDNELVRKYASQALGHLGRKSIPYLLEAMRNEKVRDFVTESLLKIK; this comes from the coding sequence ATGAGTTTAGGTGATTTTTTCAATGATTTATTCGGGATAAGACGGACAGATTTAAAAGAATCAGACCTTACTCCAGACACAGATATGATAACTGCTCTTGCAATAGGCTTGAAAAACCCCGACCCGCTTATCAGGGCAATAACCGTTGATTCCATAGGGCATCTAAGGGAAAAATCTTTAATGCCCGAGCTTTTAAAAGCTTTAAAAGACCCGCTTCACTTGATAAGGCAAAAGGCTGCTCAGGCCCTGGGTTTGATAGGCAACAGAAAAGCTGTCCCTGCACTCATACAGGCTTTGGAAGACCCTTCTGAAGAAGTTAAAGTGACTGTAGCCGGTGTTTTGGGGCATCTGCACGATAAAATAGCTGTGCCGGCACTTATACTCGCCTTAAGCGATAAGAGCTCTCATACAAGAATGAAATCTGCCATAGCTTTAGGCGTGATAGGAGATACAAAAGCTATTCCGGCTCTGGCTAAAACACTTAAAGACGATAACGAACTGGTCAGGAAATACGCTTCACAGGCGCTCGGCCATTTAGGAAGAAAATCCATACCATACCTGCTTGAAGCTATGAGGAACGAGAAAGTTAGGGATTTTGTGACCGAATCCCTGCTTAAAATAAAATGA
- a CDS encoding glycosyltransferase family 39 protein, producing MRKVTIIIILIVLFYAINMILESKHSGVAFLIDPCTACYMTDLQYFYNIYDIILKNAVPLFYSSHNSPPIYIMSSALTVYLLGKHWVPMILINNGIYLIMLLVFLYLLGKHTSDRTTGVIAALLVSLYPLIYSFFDKYSLDFPLGGIIVMSIYFLLRSEFFLELKWSILFILSCGLGLLVKEPFGAFILAPILWGAGYAIKDVFNKKFKRLLNLALCTVILVLMLLTYYTGNFKWKVFTRLFENPSGTPPFSFENIRFFYENLWETLLSPPFLIILVFSLYIFIKKAKKDVIAVILLWILTPTLILFLIPPHKESRYFIPILPAFALISAFGIAHLDNFRKGLTTIICVLLAAVGIFQYYGFKYDLISLSKLRYGKFSYFNTNAINTSIAKMRNQYLFLEDHATAVVPRLLETKKPPYNRALKMLFISKDGDWRNVQEIMGYYLWYRYDIPIELMRCYEVCDNMQENLKELDKIDFIIFNEIADENAKGLNFNIVRKVWENKYATMTWDTATKGISGEDTWVQYSKQWSDLINEFTYYGLITKTGGYDVYLYVRKMKYGRPSS from the coding sequence ATGAGAAAAGTGACTATTATAATAATCCTTATAGTTTTATTCTATGCTATCAACATGATCCTTGAATCCAAACATTCAGGTGTAGCTTTTTTAATCGACCCCTGCACCGCATGCTACATGACGGACTTGCAATATTTTTATAACATCTACGATATCATATTAAAGAACGCTGTGCCTCTTTTTTACTCTTCTCATAATTCTCCGCCCATATACATAATGTCTTCGGCATTGACCGTTTATCTATTAGGGAAACACTGGGTACCTATGATTCTTATCAACAACGGGATATACCTGATTATGCTCCTTGTTTTCCTTTATTTACTCGGGAAACACACCTCAGACAGGACTACAGGCGTGATCGCCGCACTTCTGGTATCTTTATACCCTCTTATTTATTCGTTTTTTGACAAATATAGCCTTGATTTCCCTCTTGGCGGGATTATAGTGATGTCTATCTATTTCCTTTTAAGATCCGAATTCTTCCTTGAACTGAAATGGAGTATATTGTTCATCTTAAGCTGCGGGCTGGGTTTACTGGTAAAAGAACCGTTCGGAGCATTTATCCTGGCCCCGATCTTATGGGGAGCAGGATACGCTATCAAAGATGTCTTTAACAAGAAATTCAAGCGTTTATTAAATCTAGCTTTGTGTACGGTGATACTTGTTTTGATGTTACTAACGTATTACACCGGTAATTTTAAATGGAAGGTTTTTACCCGTCTTTTTGAAAATCCTTCCGGGACACCGCCGTTCAGCTTTGAAAATATCAGGTTTTTTTATGAAAACCTTTGGGAAACCCTGCTTAGCCCGCCGTTTTTAATAATCCTGGTCTTTAGCCTTTATATATTCATAAAAAAGGCCAAGAAAGATGTTATTGCAGTTATATTATTGTGGATATTAACACCAACCCTTATTCTTTTTCTAATACCACCCCATAAGGAATCCCGCTACTTTATTCCGATATTGCCGGCCTTTGCTTTGATAAGCGCTTTCGGTATAGCTCATCTTGATAATTTTCGCAAAGGCTTAACAACTATTATTTGTGTTTTGCTGGCTGCCGTAGGGATATTCCAGTATTATGGATTTAAATATGATCTTATATCCCTGTCGAAACTGAGGTATGGGAAATTCTCATATTTTAATACGAATGCCATAAACACATCTATTGCCAAAATGCGTAATCAGTATCTTTTTCTTGAAGACCATGCAACTGCAGTTGTACCCCGCCTTTTGGAAACCAAAAAACCTCCGTACAACAGAGCACTCAAAATGCTTTTTATTTCAAAAGACGGTGATTGGAGAAATGTACAGGAGATTATGGGTTACTACCTGTGGTACCGCTACGATATACCGATAGAATTGATGCGTTGTTATGAGGTATGCGACAACATGCAGGAAAATTTAAAAGAACTTGATAAAATTGATTTTATAATTTTTAATGAAATAGCGGATGAAAATGCAAAAGGGCTGAATTTTAACATAGTGAGAAAGGTCTGGGAAAACAAATATGCTACTATGACATGGGATACAGCAACAAAGGGCATAAGCGGCGAAGATACCTGGGTACAATACTCAAAACAATGGTCTGATCTCATTAATGAATTTACTTATTACGGCCTCATAACAAAAACCGGCGGTTATGATGTCTATCTTTATGTGCGAAAAATGAAGTACGGGAGACCCTCAAGTTAA
- a CDS encoding glycoside hydrolase family 26 protein, giving the protein MKYFYVILTLFLLIYPFMASTAGDRSSKFEPGDDKVLLFIGQDNKTIDKYISSVKIVPAGFMLYTSIQSMEGLDSKSPDYGSGTMYAEELIRKYPNTMLQIGLYMVDALNDTYSGIYDDNIDKLAVWLNKVKIPVFLRIGYEFDGSHNHYDPEDYIKAYRYLVNRLRGLKVNNVAYVWHSNACRLKPILESYYPGEEYVDWVGITYFNQPACLIDPVITFAKGRGKPVIVAEGTPKNIGTIGGKASWNIWYGPFFSYVNKNKIKAISYINSDWDRMPMYKGQYWKDARVQSNKYIKDFWISEIQKQTYLKSSDGLFEQLNYTNK; this is encoded by the coding sequence ATGAAATATTTTTATGTCATTTTAACGCTATTCCTTCTTATATACCCTTTTATGGCCTCTACAGCCGGGGACAGATCATCCAAATTTGAACCGGGCGATGATAAGGTCCTGCTTTTTATCGGGCAGGACAATAAAACCATAGATAAATATATTAGTTCTGTGAAAATAGTCCCTGCAGGCTTTATGTTATATACTTCTATTCAGAGCATGGAAGGGTTAGATTCCAAATCTCCTGATTATGGCAGCGGGACAATGTATGCAGAAGAACTCATACGCAAATATCCTAATACGATGCTTCAGATAGGTTTATATATGGTTGATGCGCTCAACGATACATACAGCGGCATTTATGATGACAATATCGATAAGTTGGCAGTCTGGCTTAACAAAGTCAAAATCCCGGTTTTCCTGCGGATCGGCTATGAATTTGACGGGTCACACAATCATTACGACCCGGAAGATTATATTAAAGCATACCGCTATCTGGTAAATAGGCTTAGGGGCCTAAAGGTAAACAATGTCGCGTATGTATGGCACAGCAATGCCTGCAGGCTAAAACCTATTTTAGAAAGCTATTACCCCGGAGAGGAATATGTCGATTGGGTCGGTATAACATATTTTAATCAACCAGCGTGCCTTATAGACCCTGTCATAACTTTTGCCAAAGGCCGGGGAAAACCCGTTATTGTAGCTGAAGGAACGCCTAAAAACATAGGTACTATAGGGGGAAAGGCTTCCTGGAATATCTGGTATGGGCCGTTCTTCAGTTACGTAAACAAGAATAAAATAAAAGCCATATCTTACATAAACAGCGACTGGGACAGAATGCCTATGTACAAAGGCCAATATTGGAAAGACGCTCGGGTCCAATCAAATAAATACATAAAAGATTTCTGGATCTCCGAGATCCAAAAACAAACATATTTAAAATCATCCGATGGACTGTTCGAACAATTGAATTACACAAATAAATGA
- the lptE gene encoding LPS assembly lipoprotein LptE: MKKLFFSLANFTAFVFIIGCAAPYTPAPQILPSYVRKIAIRPFVNNTTQYGLEEKLTLQVINEFVRDGRLAVTNNESEADGIIVGEINKYILQPLTYDANLVTNQYKLWILLNVHFIDTKNNVTLWNEPNLEGIQIFYDSTQPGGQTEEEVRQTLWDNFAVDIVKRTYEGFGSVRSASEKKVPK, from the coding sequence ATGAAAAAACTATTCTTCAGTTTAGCGAATTTTACGGCTTTCGTTTTTATTATCGGCTGTGCAGCGCCTTATACGCCTGCTCCGCAGATACTTCCGTCATATGTAAGGAAAATAGCGATACGCCCTTTTGTAAATAATACTACCCAATACGGGCTTGAGGAAAAATTAACACTTCAGGTAATTAATGAATTTGTCCGCGACGGCCGGCTTGCTGTTACCAATAACGAAAGTGAAGCAGACGGCATCATCGTAGGAGAAATTAACAAATATATTTTACAGCCTTTAACTTATGACGCTAACCTGGTCACAAACCAGTACAAGCTCTGGATCCTGCTCAATGTCCACTTTATTGACACAAAGAACAATGTCACGCTGTGGAATGAACCGAATTTAGAAGGTATTCAGATATTCTATGACTCAACCCAGCCGGGCGGACAAACTGAAGAAGAGGTCAGGCAGACCCTTTGGGACAATTTTGCTGTAGATATAGTAAAACGCACCTATGAAGGGTTCGGTTCTGTCAGGAGCGCTTCTGAGAAAAAGGTACCGAAATAG
- a CDS encoding TlyA family RNA methyltransferase, with the protein MNKTRLDGLLVERSLATDTKKAQALIMAGLVNVDGKTASKAGTFVSIESDISILKKNPYVSRGGLKLEHALKHFKLDLADKVCLDIGASTGGFTDCMLQHGAKKVYAVDVGYNQLDHTLRKNPKVANIEGVNFRYFTGKNLKEAPEFVTIDVSFISLDKIIPVLINIVSAGTKILVMVKPQFEASAKEVIKGVVRDENIRLKAIEKIKALAIRLNLMIVGGIDSAVKGPKGNIEHFLLLEKL; encoded by the coding sequence GTGAATAAAACACGCTTGGATGGACTTTTAGTTGAACGGAGCCTGGCAACGGATACTAAAAAGGCACAGGCTTTGATCATGGCCGGGCTTGTAAACGTTGATGGCAAAACCGCAAGCAAAGCAGGAACTTTTGTCAGCATCGAATCCGATATTTCTATTCTTAAAAAAAACCCTTATGTATCCCGCGGAGGGTTAAAATTAGAACATGCCTTGAAACACTTTAAACTGGATCTTGCGGATAAGGTTTGCCTGGATATCGGAGCATCTACAGGCGGGTTTACAGATTGCATGCTCCAGCACGGTGCAAAAAAAGTATATGCGGTTGACGTAGGCTATAACCAGCTTGATCACACTTTACGGAAAAATCCAAAAGTGGCTAACATTGAAGGCGTTAATTTCCGTTATTTTACAGGTAAAAACTTGAAAGAGGCACCTGAATTTGTTACAATAGACGTATCTTTTATATCCTTGGATAAAATTATTCCGGTTCTTATTAATATCGTTTCTGCCGGGACTAAGATATTGGTAATGGTCAAGCCTCAATTCGAAGCAAGCGCCAAGGAAGTTATAAAAGGTGTGGTAAGGGACGAAAATATCAGGTTAAAGGCCATCGAGAAAATAAAAGCTTTAGCTATCAGATTGAACTTAATGATCGTTGGCGGGATAGATTCTGCAGTAAAAGGCCCGAAAGGTAATATAGAGCATTTTCTTTTATTAGAAAAACTGTAG
- the holA gene encoding DNA polymerase III subunit delta — MPYLKPQELYNQIRSKKFAPIYIFAGEEIYLQAEALKSLNKALEINELNYEIFYGQQSSADTIMLAAQTIPLLSDRRFILVKDAQKIKTAELNKLSQYLKTPITSSCIVFLWQEKLRAENKKSNFFSTAEEFGSIIEFKPLYERDLPAWIQSRIAKSGKEIDLDAVHYLIQESGTSLTDIANEIEKLALFTGKEKRISLEDIETLSGHTKQFNLNNLGSSIESRNLKESIEITENLLNEGEAPLKVLGTIYRTIRKLLLAKSMLEENHFGYEQVRNELRIHPYYFSKFTAGLSKFTHEELKNDLSLILDTDKLLKSSSKPENMIFEELIISILN; from the coding sequence ATGCCATACTTAAAGCCGCAGGAACTTTACAACCAAATACGGTCAAAGAAATTTGCTCCTATCTATATATTTGCCGGAGAGGAAATATACCTTCAAGCAGAAGCGTTAAAATCCCTTAATAAAGCTTTGGAAATAAATGAACTGAACTACGAAATTTTCTACGGCCAGCAAAGTTCCGCTGACACCATCATGCTTGCAGCTCAGACCATCCCTTTATTGTCGGATCGACGATTTATACTTGTCAAAGATGCCCAAAAAATAAAAACCGCAGAACTCAATAAACTCTCACAATATTTAAAAACCCCCATAACTTCTTCCTGTATCGTTTTCTTATGGCAGGAAAAACTGCGGGCGGAGAATAAAAAAAGTAATTTTTTTTCTACTGCAGAAGAATTCGGTTCGATAATCGAATTTAAGCCCTTGTATGAAAGGGACCTGCCTGCCTGGATACAGAGCAGGATCGCAAAATCAGGCAAAGAAATTGACCTTGATGCGGTCCATTACCTGATACAGGAATCAGGAACGAGTTTAACGGACATTGCGAACGAAATAGAGAAATTGGCTTTATTTACGGGGAAAGAAAAGAGGATCAGTTTAGAAGATATTGAAACTTTAAGCGGGCATACAAAACAGTTTAATTTAAATAATCTTGGCTCAAGCATAGAATCAAGGAACCTGAAAGAATCCATTGAAATAACAGAAAACCTGCTCAATGAAGGCGAGGCTCCTTTAAAGGTCCTGGGCACTATTTACAGGACTATTCGCAAACTCCTTTTAGCAAAAAGCATGCTTGAAGAAAATCATTTTGGCTATGAGCAGGTACGGAATGAACTTAGGATTCATCCTTATTATTTCAGTAAATTTACCGCAGGACTGTCTAAATTCACGCATGAAGAATTAAAAAATGACCTTTCCTTAATATTGGATACCGACAAACTTCTTAAATCCTCAAGCAAACCAGAGAACATGATTTTCGAAGAACTGATCATTTCAATCCTGAACTAA
- the rpsT gene encoding 30S ribosomal protein S20: MAKLKTGRHTSAIKAFRQSQRKQEHNRMISTKIHTLIKKVEDAVSKKDKDTAGKLLKEVFSQWDKAARKNVIHSNTAANQKARISKLVSSISGTPTA, translated from the coding sequence ATGGCTAAATTAAAAACCGGGCGGCACACATCTGCGATAAAAGCTTTCAGGCAGTCCCAGCGTAAACAAGAGCATAATAGAATGATCAGTACGAAAATTCACACGCTGATTAAAAAAGTAGAAGATGCTGTATCAAAAAAAGATAAAGACACTGCCGGCAAGCTTTTAAAAGAAGTATTTTCACAATGGGACAAGGCTGCAAGAAAAAACGTAATCCATTCTAATACAGCTGCAAATCAAAAAGCTCGCATCTCAAAACTCGTAAGTTCAATAAGCGGAACCCCTACGGCATGA